In Polaribacter sp. L3A8, a genomic segment contains:
- a CDS encoding AAA family ATPase, translated as MIIDYIEIENYKSIKKIHLDLKPINILIGSNGSGKSNFISFFEFLNQLYEQKLEEYISLRGGQEKMLYQGLKVSPYIKAHLSFNTGVNGYSFTLSSGENNMIFTNEVLWYYDNPWSMSNYTSKAGVKQNKQGRGEYVNKFLKSFRKYHFHDTGKKSPFSLTSHVDNDSYFLYEEGSNLSAFLNCILESNKIVYNRIVQTIQSVAPYFSDFFFQPNEEGYLRLQWQSKFSSTIYGANDLSDGTLRFIALTTLFLQPNLPNTIIIDEPELGLHPFAIAKLAGMIKSATLKKVQIVLATQSADLINHFNAEDIITVDQINGESFFRRLNEENLKSWLEDYNIGDLWQKNIINGGQPNK; from the coding sequence ATGATAATAGATTATATAGAAATAGAAAATTACAAATCAATAAAAAAGATTCATTTAGATTTAAAACCAATTAATATATTAATTGGTTCAAATGGTTCCGGAAAGAGTAATTTTATATCTTTTTTTGAGTTTTTGAATCAATTATATGAACAAAAATTAGAAGAATATATATCATTAAGGGGAGGGCAAGAAAAAATGTTATATCAAGGCTTAAAAGTAAGCCCTTATATAAAAGCTCACTTATCATTTAATACGGGAGTTAATGGGTACTCTTTTACCCTTTCATCTGGAGAAAATAATATGATTTTTACAAATGAAGTTCTTTGGTATTATGATAACCCTTGGTCAATGTCAAATTATACTTCTAAAGCTGGTGTTAAACAGAATAAGCAAGGAAGAGGAGAGTATGTAAATAAATTTTTAAAAAGTTTTAGGAAATACCATTTTCATGATACAGGAAAAAAATCTCCATTTTCACTAACGAGTCATGTTGATAATGATTCCTATTTTCTGTATGAAGAAGGTTCTAATTTGTCTGCTTTTCTAAATTGCATATTAGAAAGTAATAAAATTGTATATAATAGAATAGTTCAAACAATTCAAAGTGTAGCTCCATATTTTTCTGATTTTTTCTTTCAACCTAATGAAGAGGGATATTTAAGATTACAATGGCAGAGTAAATTTAGTTCAACTATTTATGGGGCAAATGACTTGTCTGATGGTACTTTGAGGTTTATTGCACTAACCACTCTTTTTTTACAACCTAATTTACCAAATACAATCATTATTGATGAACCTGAATTAGGTTTGCATCCTTTTGCAATTGCAAAACTGGCAGGAATGATTAAAAGTGCTACATTAAAAAAAGTTCAAATAGTGTTGGCAACACAATCAGCAGATCTTATTAATCATTTTAATGCCGAAGACATCATTACAGTAGATCAAATTAATGGAGAAAGTTTTTTTAGAAGATTAAATGAAGAAAACTTAAAATCTTGGTTAGAAGATTATAACATTGGAGATTTATGGCAAAAAAATATTATTAATGGAGGTCAACCTAATAAATAA